A window of Pullulanibacillus sp. KACC 23026 genomic DNA:
TAGAGGTTTGCCCCCCAAAAAAACATCACCATTCAATCTCGACAGCGGGCCTGTTGATGTTCTCTTCCATCATGAAGACGAATATTGACAGGTCTATTCATGTGTTCTCTTTCAATGAGGTTACGATAATATTCCGGTCCCCCTTTCTTCCCTCCTCTAAAACAAAAAATTAGGCCACTTAGAGGAGGGGAGTGACCATTGCCTTTAATAATTACCAAATACACGGTGCACCCACCAACGATGATTAAGAGGATAAACCACACAATATTAAAGGCGAATCCTGCCCCCATACGATATCCGACGCCTTAGCAGCAACTCCACCGTCTCCTACATAAGCCCTGCCATCCTGTTCGTTTTCTAAAAAAATCAATTCTTTTTTAATAGACGTAAGCCGTTCCAATGATATATAAGGGCATTCCGGCAATTTTAGATCAAAAAGGAACAGAAAATAATTAAATCCTATTATACGTTCACCATTTTTAGGGATACTACTTATTAGCCATGAAATAAGGAGGTACACACAAAATGGACGATACCAACCTCTCTGACCTCAATCATCATACGAAATTAACAAGCAGCGAAATGGCCACTCTTTGGACTACAATGTTGGCTGATAGTTCTATGATTGCTTTTCTTACACACTTTGCTGAACACAAAGAGGATGAGGATGTAAATCTTTTTGTTAGGAAAGCGCTCGATACCGCTATTGATCATAGAGATTCTGTCGCTGCAATCCTTGAAAACGAAGGAATTACAAGGCCTATTGGCTTCCCTTTAGATAAACACGTTAATTTGAAAGCACCTAGATTGTTCACCGATGTTTTTTATTGTCATTACATTTTGCAAGCCTGTAAAGCAGCGCTACTGAATCATAACAACTCCTTTACTGCTTCATCTCGGAAGGATGTTGTAACACTCTTTCAAAGATTTTATTCGGATACCAGTACACTCGTTATTGAAATGACAAATAT
This region includes:
- the yjcZ gene encoding sporulation protein YjcZ, producing MGAGFAFNIVWFILLIIVGGCTVYLVIIKGNGHSPPLSGLIFCFRGGKKGGPEYYRNLIEREHMNRPVNIRLHDGREHQQARCRD